Proteins encoded in a region of the Pirellulaceae bacterium genome:
- a CDS encoding 3-hydroxyacyl-CoA dehydrogenase NAD-binding domain-containing protein, which produces MATSMKLSFPESDIAVLTLDMPGKGANILSRGILEELSVNIDRLEENPALQGLVIISAKPGIFIAGADLREFVQSLDAPKDAIVEKCRLGQKLFQRLAEVPFVTVAAIDGICVGGGAELSMWCDRRIMSDGPKTEIGFPEVKLGLFPGWGGTARTPRMVGLSNAVELVTGGASIGAEEAYALGWVSNVVPVERLQESGIRLVRSEQQSGQYLKDRILWSSPVDISETELGFLGATASALIQQQTKGQYPAPLAALEVMLGGAGLDVNAALELEAEGMAQLFGSPINGSLLNVFFLTDRNKKDPGVDGDIAPREIKAAAVIGAGIMGAGIAAANVKRRTPTALADANQAALQQGVKGILDEVAYNKKTRKPDIDRMVEFAPLLNATESDTEVAAADIVIEAVVENADVKRQIYSRLEPQLRDDAILASNTSTIPITQLAQGLKRPDRFCGIHFFNPVRRMKLVEVIRGEQTSDETVATAVNYAKRLGKSPIVVNDGPGFLVNRLLLPYMNEALELIVEGAEIKLIERVAKQFGMPMGPITLYDMVGLDTAFYAGRTMWEAFPDRIEASPILPALVKAGRLGRKSGLGFFSYQNKKGRSEPDPELANFVEPYMRSERREFNAQQIESRLFLPMLLEATRILEEKLVRNVRDVDLGLIFGVGFPPFKGGLLYWADTLGAAEIVELLKPLEDMGARAEPTPLLLEMAAEGRKFYD; this is translated from the coding sequence ATGGCCACATCGATGAAGCTTTCCTTTCCCGAGTCGGATATTGCAGTTCTGACGTTGGACATGCCGGGTAAAGGAGCCAACATACTTTCTCGAGGGATTTTAGAAGAGCTTTCCGTCAATATTGATCGTCTGGAAGAGAATCCAGCACTGCAAGGGCTCGTGATCATTTCGGCGAAGCCCGGGATTTTCATCGCGGGTGCCGATTTGCGGGAATTTGTGCAGTCTCTGGATGCTCCGAAAGATGCAATTGTTGAGAAGTGTCGATTGGGTCAAAAGCTGTTTCAACGCCTTGCCGAAGTTCCTTTCGTAACGGTTGCGGCGATCGATGGCATCTGCGTAGGGGGAGGTGCTGAGCTCTCGATGTGGTGCGATCGTCGCATCATGAGTGACGGGCCGAAGACGGAGATAGGCTTTCCGGAAGTCAAACTGGGTCTGTTTCCAGGATGGGGCGGAACAGCGCGAACGCCAAGGATGGTGGGTCTTTCGAACGCGGTCGAGTTAGTCACGGGTGGTGCTTCGATTGGTGCGGAAGAGGCCTATGCTTTGGGATGGGTTAGCAACGTTGTCCCGGTGGAACGTTTGCAGGAATCAGGCATCCGGTTGGTGCGGAGCGAGCAACAATCGGGACAGTACCTGAAAGATCGGATTTTGTGGTCATCGCCCGTCGATATTAGTGAAACAGAACTGGGTTTCTTGGGAGCGACGGCTTCGGCACTCATCCAGCAACAGACAAAAGGTCAGTATCCAGCGCCTTTGGCTGCACTCGAAGTCATGTTGGGTGGAGCCGGTTTGGATGTGAATGCCGCTTTAGAGTTGGAAGCGGAGGGTATGGCCCAGCTGTTCGGTTCACCCATTAACGGGTCCCTCTTGAACGTTTTCTTCCTGACGGATCGAAACAAAAAAGACCCGGGGGTCGATGGTGATATTGCGCCGCGAGAGATAAAAGCAGCGGCGGTGATTGGTGCGGGGATCATGGGGGCAGGGATTGCTGCAGCAAATGTCAAACGTCGCACTCCCACAGCGCTGGCCGACGCAAATCAGGCTGCACTGCAGCAAGGCGTTAAGGGGATTCTCGATGAAGTTGCATACAACAAGAAGACGCGCAAGCCCGACATCGATCGAATGGTCGAATTCGCGCCTCTGCTGAACGCGACTGAATCAGACACCGAGGTAGCTGCGGCAGATATCGTGATTGAAGCGGTCGTTGAGAATGCCGACGTTAAACGTCAGATCTATAGCCGGCTTGAGCCTCAATTACGTGACGACGCGATTTTGGCTTCCAACACCTCAACGATTCCTATCACTCAGTTGGCCCAAGGGCTGAAACGTCCAGATCGATTTTGCGGTATTCACTTTTTCAACCCGGTACGACGGATGAAGCTGGTTGAGGTGATTCGTGGCGAACAAACTAGCGATGAAACGGTTGCCACAGCCGTAAACTATGCCAAACGGCTGGGCAAGTCACCTATTGTCGTCAACGATGGCCCCGGTTTTCTGGTCAATCGGCTGCTTTTGCCCTACATGAACGAAGCGCTTGAGCTGATTGTGGAAGGCGCTGAAATTAAACTGATTGAAAGAGTGGCGAAGCAATTCGGGATGCCGATGGGACCGATCACGTTGTACGATATGGTCGGTTTGGATACGGCTTTTTATGCTGGACGCACGATGTGGGAAGCCTTTCCCGATCGAATCGAAGCATCACCCATTCTGCCGGCGTTGGTCAAGGCAGGGCGGTTGGGACGAAAGTCGGGCCTCGGATTTTTCTCTTACCAAAACAAGAAGGGACGTTCTGAGCCCGATCCGGAATTAGCGAATTTCGTGGAACCTTACATGAGGTCGGAGCGGCGTGAATTCAATGCTCAACAAATTGAATCACGGCTGTTTTTGCCGATGCTGCTGGAAGCGACGCGTATTCTAGAAGAAAAGCTCGTTCGCAATGTGCGCGACGTCGATCTGGGGCTCATTTTTGGTGTCGGATTTCCTCCGTTCAAAGGCGGATTGCTCTACTGGGCTGACACCCTTGGGGCTGCCGAAATCGTGGAGTTGCTGAAGCCGTTGGAAGACATGGGGGCTCGTGCCGAACCCACTCCTTTGCTGCTCGAGATGGCGGCTGAAGGACGTAAGTTTTATGACTGA
- a CDS encoding DUF4430 domain-containing protein — MHRITGRCLGTSILVLCLFCWPNSTKTLVFAAEDAQTVKLIIDYGDGVEKHFPQLKWAAKITVFELMQQASQHPRGIQFKHQGRGSTVLLTQIDELKNQGGTAQNWIYRVNQKLGNRSIGIQELKPGDTILWKFEPYQ, encoded by the coding sequence ATGCATCGAATAACTGGCCGCTGTCTCGGCACCAGCATTCTTGTACTCTGCCTATTCTGCTGGCCGAATTCCACCAAGACACTCGTTTTTGCCGCGGAAGATGCGCAAACCGTCAAGTTGATCATCGATTACGGGGACGGGGTGGAAAAGCATTTCCCACAACTCAAATGGGCCGCTAAAATAACGGTTTTTGAGCTCATGCAACAAGCCAGCCAGCACCCTCGCGGAATCCAATTCAAACACCAGGGACGAGGATCAACCGTCTTGCTGACCCAGATTGACGAGCTGAAAAACCAAGGTGGAACGGCCCAGAATTGGATCTATCGAGTCAACCAAAAACTGGGGAATCGCAGCATCGGAATTCAAGAGCTGAAACCGGGTGACACCATCTTGTGGAAATTCGAGCCATATCAGTAG
- a CDS encoding PQQ-binding-like beta-propeller repeat protein: MFSFHHRCSPIRGIVGLFVSGLLLGTLPAEHEGRWPQFRGADARGVAADSDRLPDQWSTTQNVVWSEPIEGRGWSSPIVWGDRVFLTTVANDGETEPVKKGLYFGGNRSEPPKSNHRWKAICLSLSTGEKLWDRTLHEGVPPTSMHLKNSYASETPVTDGKQLYCYFGNVGLFCLTMDGELIWTHEVEPHKTRFDWGTASSPVVYEDRLIFVNDNEENSYLIALDTQTGNPIWRVERDEKSNWATPYVWQHEQRTEIVTPGTGKIRSYDLNGNLLYELGGCSSITIANPYAENGLLYVTSGYVLDKKKPIFAIRPGASGDISLGADQTSNEFIAWCQLQAAPYNPSTLLYEGLIYVLYDRGFFACYDALTGEKIYGKQRIPNGRAFTASPWAYNGKIFCLNEDGKTFVIKAGPEFEILRTNELEEGELCMATPAIANDRLLIRTADRLYCLQQQE; encoded by the coding sequence ATGTTTTCATTTCACCACCGTTGCAGCCCAATCAGGGGCATTGTGGGGCTATTTGTTTCAGGACTTCTGTTGGGAACGTTGCCTGCAGAGCATGAAGGCCGCTGGCCCCAATTCCGCGGAGCCGACGCGCGGGGCGTTGCAGCGGACAGTGATCGCTTGCCAGATCAATGGTCAACAACCCAAAACGTTGTTTGGAGCGAACCGATTGAGGGGCGAGGGTGGTCATCTCCGATCGTTTGGGGAGATCGCGTATTCCTCACGACAGTGGCGAATGACGGAGAAACCGAACCGGTCAAGAAGGGGTTGTACTTTGGTGGCAATCGTTCCGAGCCCCCCAAATCGAATCATCGCTGGAAGGCCATTTGTTTGAGCCTCAGTACGGGTGAAAAACTATGGGACCGTACGCTCCACGAAGGCGTTCCTCCGACAAGCATGCATTTAAAAAACAGCTATGCGTCGGAAACGCCAGTTACCGATGGAAAGCAACTCTATTGCTACTTTGGCAATGTGGGTCTGTTTTGTTTGACGATGGACGGTGAGCTTATTTGGACACACGAAGTTGAGCCTCATAAAACCCGCTTCGATTGGGGAACCGCGTCGTCGCCGGTCGTCTATGAAGACCGATTGATCTTCGTGAATGACAATGAAGAAAATTCGTATTTGATCGCGTTGGACACTCAGACAGGGAATCCGATTTGGAGGGTTGAGCGGGACGAAAAGAGCAATTGGGCGACTCCTTACGTTTGGCAGCACGAACAGCGAACAGAGATTGTCACTCCTGGTACGGGGAAGATTCGCAGCTATGACCTGAATGGGAATTTGCTTTATGAATTAGGTGGTTGCTCATCCATCACGATTGCCAATCCCTACGCCGAGAACGGCTTGTTGTATGTAACTTCTGGTTACGTGCTTGATAAGAAGAAGCCAATCTTCGCTATTCGTCCTGGAGCTTCCGGAGATATCTCGCTGGGCGCTGATCAGACTTCCAACGAATTCATCGCGTGGTGTCAATTGCAAGCGGCTCCTTATAATCCCTCGACCTTGTTGTACGAAGGATTGATTTATGTCTTATATGACCGTGGTTTTTTTGCTTGCTACGATGCGCTGACGGGTGAAAAAATTTACGGTAAACAACGCATTCCCAATGGGCGTGCCTTCACCGCATCACCGTGGGCATATAATGGAAAAATCTTCTGCCTGAATGAAGATGGAAAGACGTTCGTCATCAAAGCCGGCCCTGAATTCGAAATCTTGAGAACCAACGAGTTGGAAGAGGGCGAATTGTGTATGGCGACACCCGCAATTGCAAACGATCGCCTCCTAATTCGTACGGCGGATCGGCTCTACTGTTTGCAGCAGCAGGAGTAG
- a CDS encoding multiheme c-type cytochrome, with protein MSDPIAPSTNGHGIYGQVTADGKAVEGAQVRIKGTPLNTRSAADGSFEFDVCLDVENPQVITGSKTGYFIQGQTAETLPVALNLEALPTYDDESYEWVDPTPDETASLNCGNCHPQIYEEWKSGGHASSATNPHFLNLYNGTDWHNNPDVGWNLLKDYPEGAGVCNACHAPAASIDDLAVSNIQDLDGVAKHGVHCDFCHKIQDTAIGTPGLTHGRFGMSLLRPSHDQLFFGPLDDVDRGEDVYSPLQSQSQFCASCHEGIVFGVHVYSTYSEWLESPARQEGKQCQTCHMRPTGEMTNIAPDHGGIDRDPLTLASHQLLSGSREEMLADCLKVNATLEHVNDAAVVRVTIRTENVGHRVPTGFIDRHLILAVEAFDDPEATSEVELKEGPTLPVAAGNLATKPGKLFAKQLKNAQEPKPFWSMSGELIDTRLQPDATEVQDFFFPAKTQRVRVRLIYRPFWQEVATQKQWPNDEIMVFDKTLGD; from the coding sequence ATGTCGGATCCGATTGCACCCTCAACGAACGGGCATGGCATTTATGGCCAGGTCACCGCGGATGGCAAAGCCGTTGAGGGAGCACAGGTTCGCATCAAAGGTACACCTCTCAACACGCGTTCGGCTGCCGACGGATCGTTCGAGTTCGACGTGTGCCTCGACGTTGAAAATCCGCAAGTCATCACCGGCTCCAAAACGGGATACTTCATTCAAGGCCAAACTGCGGAAACATTACCCGTCGCACTAAACCTCGAGGCGTTACCAACATACGATGACGAGTCCTACGAATGGGTCGATCCCACGCCGGATGAAACGGCCAGCCTGAATTGCGGCAATTGCCATCCTCAGATTTATGAGGAATGGAAGTCAGGCGGCCACGCAAGCTCAGCAACCAACCCACACTTTTTGAATCTGTATAACGGGACAGACTGGCACAACAACCCAGATGTGGGCTGGAATTTATTGAAGGATTATCCCGAAGGGGCAGGGGTTTGCAACGCTTGCCACGCACCTGCCGCATCAATCGATGACCTAGCCGTTTCGAACATCCAAGATCTCGACGGCGTGGCAAAACATGGAGTTCACTGCGACTTCTGCCACAAAATACAGGACACGGCAATCGGGACTCCCGGTCTGACTCATGGGCGTTTCGGCATGTCACTCCTTCGACCCAGCCATGACCAGCTCTTCTTCGGTCCACTCGACGACGTTGATCGCGGCGAAGACGTCTACTCACCTCTGCAATCACAAAGCCAGTTCTGCGCCAGTTGTCACGAAGGCATTGTTTTTGGGGTACACGTTTACAGTACTTATTCCGAATGGCTTGAGAGTCCGGCTCGACAGGAAGGCAAACAATGCCAGACGTGTCACATGCGTCCCACCGGTGAAATGACCAACATCGCTCCCGACCATGGCGGTATCGATCGTGATCCATTGACATTAGCAAGCCACCAATTGCTAAGCGGCAGTCGGGAAGAAATGCTGGCGGATTGCCTGAAAGTTAATGCGACGCTGGAACACGTCAACGATGCGGCTGTCGTTCGCGTCACCATCAGGACGGAAAACGTCGGTCATCGCGTTCCGACTGGATTCATCGACCGGCATCTCATCTTAGCCGTTGAAGCTTTTGACGACCCTGAGGCAACCTCTGAGGTCGAACTCAAAGAGGGGCCTACGCTACCTGTTGCGGCTGGCAATTTAGCCACCAAGCCGGGCAAGCTATTCGCCAAACAACTCAAGAACGCTCAAGAGCCCAAACCTTTCTGGTCGATGAGCGGCGAACTGATCGATACCCGCCTGCAACCCGATGCAACCGAAGTGCAGGATTTTTTCTTCCCCGCGAAAACTCAACGAGTACGTGTTCGCTTGATCTACCGCCCATTTTGGCAGGAAGTCGCCACCCAAAAACAGTGGCCCAACGACGAAATCATGGTCTTTGACAAAACGCTCGGTGACTGA
- a CDS encoding EVE domain-containing protein: protein MKYWLLKTEPNEFSIQDLAKSKKKTTCWDGVRNYQARNFMRDDMKLGDRILLYHSNANPSAIVGTACVVKESYPDHTAWDPEDKHFDPKSSIENPRWFMVNIQLDQIFKVPMALADLREVAALKEMELLRKGSRLSVQPVRKKEFDLILKLAAKQK, encoded by the coding sequence ATGAAATACTGGCTGTTGAAAACCGAGCCGAATGAGTTCTCGATTCAGGATTTGGCGAAATCTAAAAAGAAAACCACGTGCTGGGATGGTGTAAGAAACTATCAGGCTCGCAATTTCATGCGTGATGACATGAAGTTAGGTGATCGGATTTTGCTCTATCATTCGAACGCGAATCCGAGTGCCATTGTCGGGACCGCTTGCGTCGTGAAGGAATCCTATCCCGATCACACCGCTTGGGATCCTGAAGACAAGCATTTCGACCCCAAGTCTTCCATTGAAAATCCTCGTTGGTTCATGGTCAACATTCAGCTTGATCAAATCTTCAAGGTTCCCATGGCACTCGCCGATTTGCGAGAAGTTGCGGCACTAAAAGAGATGGAGCTGTTACGAAAGGGATCGCGACTTTCTGTCCAGCCCGTTCGCAAGAAGGAATTTGATTTGATTCTGAAGCTTGCGGCAAAGCAAAAGTAG
- a CDS encoding HEAT repeat domain-containing protein produces MSRRYTAVLFCCLFGIVAATASSLLAWQFAGPVPQWIWSPNHNAGHVPQASCHFRRTIRLDGGVRSAQLAIAADDRFELFLNGKRVGEGTSDQGIVSFEVGDRLRKGANVVAVRVSNRKGVTAGLALRLNVLKQDQKELTFVSDGSWRTSLSPLPLWNLNSYSDRRWSSAKPVGEFSDFVSRQLSQVGASQGPRKDSQAGKSQPSQMTQAKPRSANTLPTDNVGGNALRTITNLPKSGGNLEVPREFELEQIAGNQDVGSLIAMTFNEFGHMIAASEGGSLLLVYDKDKDGRFDTIREYADSVKNCQGILAMNGNVFVVGTGPQGLGLYRLRDANRDGFLDETKLVLGFKGENLEHGPHGLILGADGYLYGVVGNHTELDVKVDPASPYRDFYEGDLVQPKLEDPSGHAAGIKAPGGLVFRTDGEGNQVEIVAGGLRNAYDLAINAAGEIFTHDSDMESDLGTSWSRPTRLYHVVPGAEFGWRSGWSKWPEGHLDGLSGIADTDRGSPAGLTVYEHLAFPKQYRNTIFSCDWSEGKIVSMNLREVGASYRALPETFISGTPLNVTDIEVGPDGALYFVTGGRGTAGNIYRVAWKGHEFDEKILGTGIDRVLRQPQLNSSWARQRMAKLQEQLGDKWNALIAEAALDTNRPTAERVQALRVMQWLGPKPSLEDLVALSFDKNPAVRRQAACGLGLMSETEAADRLTEMLKDQDAVVQRRACEAIVRLGHVPSFDSMSHLLTSKDRYQIWAARRMLERMPRSKWQETILQSDNQAIFLQGATAILIADPDPGVARAILDRTLSLMNGFISDKDFINLLRVQQLALLRGNLTRNDVPLLSQRLSEEYPSSSQLINRELVRLLAYLQVGSILDRYLAELETDLPAADRVHLATHLTRIKANWSTEQKLVVFENLEATPEDGNSVPGYLQNVARDFGKTLTEQEMQVVLEQGDRVPGAALACLFQLPDQLASEQIKQIIQLDGQIAEQKTDTAKMLKVGVIAVLARDGSSESLVYLRKLYERDPSRRVEVALGLAEQPTGENWEILIRSLPLLDKQSVQYILNKLSEQERAPQDAEPYRQVILAAQRLGDDGAQDAIRLLEHWQGFTASQGGIPWQKGVAAWKNWFAETYPDEPVPELSTTSGGKWDYDALLNHLKQAAEDGSGSIEAGRLVFAKAQCANCHRFESNGESMGPDLTTVSKRFLPQEILDSMIYPSKVISDQYAAKTIITVDGKTYTGLVAPTGDQEVVVLQANGQKVRIPADEIDESEPSRTSAMPEGLIDQLTLDEVTDLFAYLASGGRKLTQKPAKTDRR; encoded by the coding sequence ATGAGTCGACGATACACCGCGGTCCTGTTTTGTTGCCTATTTGGGATTGTCGCAGCCACTGCATCCAGCCTGCTCGCTTGGCAGTTTGCTGGACCTGTCCCGCAGTGGATTTGGTCTCCGAATCATAATGCGGGTCACGTTCCGCAGGCCTCCTGTCACTTTCGCCGCACCATTCGTCTTGACGGGGGGGTGCGATCGGCACAGTTGGCGATTGCTGCGGATGATCGTTTCGAACTATTCCTGAATGGTAAGCGGGTTGGTGAGGGCACAAGCGATCAAGGGATCGTTTCGTTTGAAGTGGGTGATCGACTTCGCAAGGGTGCCAATGTTGTGGCGGTGCGAGTCAGCAATCGAAAGGGAGTCACGGCGGGTCTTGCGTTGCGTTTAAACGTGTTGAAGCAGGACCAAAAGGAACTCACCTTTGTCTCGGACGGCAGTTGGCGCACTTCGCTCTCACCTTTGCCGTTGTGGAATCTTAATTCCTATTCTGATCGTCGCTGGTCGTCGGCCAAGCCGGTTGGTGAATTCTCGGACTTCGTGAGTCGGCAGTTGAGTCAAGTTGGTGCGAGTCAAGGTCCGCGAAAGGATTCCCAAGCGGGGAAATCACAACCATCGCAGATGACTCAAGCAAAGCCACGGTCAGCGAACACATTACCAACCGACAACGTTGGCGGCAATGCTTTGCGCACGATCACGAATTTGCCGAAATCGGGTGGCAATTTAGAAGTACCTCGTGAGTTTGAATTAGAACAGATTGCCGGAAATCAGGATGTGGGTTCGTTGATCGCGATGACATTTAACGAATTCGGACACATGATTGCGGCGTCTGAAGGTGGTTCGCTATTGTTGGTCTACGACAAAGACAAGGATGGCCGTTTCGATACCATTCGAGAGTACGCTGACAGTGTGAAAAACTGTCAGGGTATTTTGGCGATGAACGGCAATGTGTTTGTGGTGGGGACGGGGCCGCAGGGGTTGGGACTTTACCGGCTGAGAGATGCGAATCGCGACGGTTTTTTAGACGAAACAAAGCTTGTGTTAGGTTTCAAAGGTGAGAATCTTGAACATGGGCCTCACGGTCTGATTTTGGGTGCTGACGGATATCTTTACGGTGTGGTTGGAAATCATACCGAGTTGGATGTAAAGGTCGATCCTGCCAGTCCCTATCGGGATTTCTACGAAGGAGATCTGGTTCAGCCCAAGCTGGAAGATCCGAGCGGACACGCTGCGGGGATCAAAGCGCCGGGTGGACTTGTCTTCCGAACAGATGGGGAAGGCAATCAGGTTGAGATCGTAGCCGGTGGACTGCGAAATGCCTATGACCTTGCGATCAACGCGGCGGGTGAGATTTTTACACACGATTCCGATATGGAATCGGATCTGGGTACGTCCTGGTCTCGACCGACTCGCTTGTATCATGTGGTGCCGGGAGCCGAGTTTGGATGGCGGAGTGGATGGTCGAAATGGCCAGAAGGCCATCTCGACGGACTCAGCGGAATTGCCGACACGGATCGGGGTTCGCCAGCCGGCTTAACCGTCTATGAACACCTTGCCTTTCCCAAGCAATATCGAAATACGATTTTTTCCTGTGATTGGTCGGAAGGCAAAATCGTTTCGATGAATTTACGGGAAGTGGGAGCCTCCTATCGAGCGTTGCCGGAGACATTTATCAGTGGTACGCCTTTGAATGTTACCGATATTGAAGTAGGACCGGACGGAGCGCTTTACTTTGTCACTGGCGGTCGTGGTACGGCAGGCAATATCTATCGAGTTGCTTGGAAGGGGCATGAGTTTGACGAAAAGATCCTGGGGACTGGTATCGACCGAGTACTTCGACAACCGCAACTCAACAGTAGTTGGGCTCGACAGCGAATGGCCAAGCTACAGGAGCAGTTAGGCGACAAGTGGAATGCGTTGATTGCTGAAGCAGCTCTCGATACAAATCGTCCAACTGCAGAACGCGTTCAGGCGTTACGCGTGATGCAATGGCTGGGGCCGAAACCGAGTCTGGAAGATTTGGTCGCTTTGTCATTCGACAAGAACCCGGCCGTTCGTCGGCAAGCTGCTTGTGGCTTAGGACTGATGTCGGAAACCGAAGCGGCTGATCGTTTGACGGAAATGCTCAAGGATCAAGATGCTGTCGTTCAACGCCGCGCGTGTGAGGCAATCGTTCGGTTGGGACATGTGCCAAGCTTCGATAGCATGAGTCACCTGTTAACCTCGAAAGATCGCTACCAAATTTGGGCCGCGCGACGGATGCTGGAACGCATGCCAAGATCGAAGTGGCAGGAAACAATTCTTCAATCCGACAATCAAGCGATCTTCCTGCAGGGTGCGACGGCTATCTTGATTGCCGATCCGGATCCTGGAGTCGCACGTGCGATTCTGGATCGCACGCTCTCCTTGATGAATGGCTTTATTAGCGATAAAGACTTCATCAATCTATTGCGAGTCCAGCAATTGGCCCTGTTGCGCGGTAATCTCACCCGCAACGATGTCCCCTTGCTCAGTCAACGACTCTCGGAGGAGTATCCTTCTAGCAGTCAATTGATTAACCGTGAACTAGTGCGTTTGTTGGCCTATTTGCAGGTCGGATCGATTTTGGACCGTTACTTGGCCGAATTGGAGACAGATCTGCCGGCGGCCGATCGTGTCCACTTGGCAACCCATTTGACGCGGATTAAGGCCAATTGGTCGACGGAGCAGAAGTTGGTTGTGTTTGAGAATCTGGAAGCGACTCCGGAGGATGGAAACAGTGTTCCAGGTTATCTGCAAAACGTAGCTCGAGATTTTGGAAAGACGCTTACCGAGCAGGAAATGCAGGTCGTGCTTGAACAGGGTGACCGCGTTCCGGGGGCCGCACTTGCCTGCTTATTTCAACTTCCTGATCAACTTGCCAGTGAACAAATCAAACAAATAATCCAGTTGGATGGTCAGATTGCCGAGCAGAAAACCGATACGGCGAAAATGCTCAAGGTAGGGGTCATCGCTGTGCTTGCAAGAGACGGGAGTTCGGAATCTCTTGTTTATTTGAGAAAGCTCTACGAGCGAGATCCGAGTCGCCGTGTGGAAGTTGCATTGGGACTTGCTGAACAACCGACCGGTGAAAACTGGGAGATTCTGATTCGCAGTTTGCCCTTACTCGATAAACAATCGGTTCAATACATTCTCAATAAGCTCAGTGAACAAGAGAGAGCTCCGCAGGACGCCGAGCCTTACCGACAAGTGATTTTGGCCGCACAGCGATTAGGTGACGACGGAGCCCAAGATGCAATTCGCTTACTTGAGCATTGGCAGGGATTTACCGCCTCGCAGGGGGGGATTCCTTGGCAAAAGGGGGTTGCTGCTTGGAAAAACTGGTTTGCTGAAACCTATCCCGACGAACCGGTACCCGAGTTGTCGACCACGTCCGGTGGAAAATGGGATTACGATGCATTGTTGAATCACCTGAAGCAAGCCGCAGAAGACGGCAGTGGCTCAATTGAGGCCGGAAGGTTGGTATTTGCCAAAGCCCAATGTGCCAATTGCCATCGGTTTGAATCGAATGGCGAGTCGATGGGACCGGACCTCACGACGGTGAGCAAGCGATTTTTGCCGCAGGAGATCTTGGATTCGATGATCTATCCTTCGAAAGTGATTTCGGATCAATACGCGGCCAAGACGATCATCACCGTGGATGGTAAAACTTACACCGGTCTTGTGGCCCCGACGGGCGATCAAGAAGTCGTTGTGCTGCAGGCCAATGGCCAAAAAGTCCGGATTCCAGCCGATGAGATTGACGAGTCGGAACCGAGTCGTACCTCCGCGATGCCAGAGGGATTGATCGATCAACTGACACTCGATGAGGTGACCGACCTGTTTGCTTACCTCGCATCGGGTGGTCGAAAGCTCACTCAGAAACCGGCTAAGACCGATCGCCGCTAG
- a CDS encoding ABC transporter ATP-binding protein, with the protein MALVEVQNLVKHFPKHGGFLNRVVAKVHALNGVSFQIQSGEIVGVVGESGCGKSTLGRVMVRLLEPTEGHVIFDGQDISHLNHRQMMPFRQRFQIIFQDPNSSLNPRMTVGATLTEVVRFHRIVPAADVNAYVDELIAKVGLHADDKSKFPHEFSGGQRQRIGIARSLAVKPEFIVADEPVSALDVSIQAQILNLLVDLKEDFALTMLFVSHDLRVVEHFCDRMLVMYLGTIVEELECRQAAERAQHPYTQALLGANPIVDPDLRHELTVLEGDVPSPYDPPMGCPFVSRCPVKQDRCEREMPPLVAYGPQHRVACWAVESPVRPSSNRPPGSTVDKLTQFCHFDRLLSLLARALTVRFVKNVLHSSLAWWYRPPPFLWN; encoded by the coding sequence ATGGCGTTAGTCGAAGTGCAAAATCTGGTCAAACATTTTCCGAAACACGGTGGCTTCCTCAATCGTGTTGTCGCAAAAGTGCATGCATTGAACGGTGTCAGTTTTCAAATACAAAGTGGCGAAATTGTTGGCGTTGTGGGTGAGTCTGGATGTGGTAAGTCAACGCTCGGGCGTGTGATGGTCAGGCTCTTGGAGCCGACGGAGGGGCACGTGATCTTTGATGGGCAAGACATTAGTCATTTGAATCATCGCCAAATGATGCCGTTTCGCCAACGATTTCAGATCATTTTTCAGGATCCGAATTCGTCGTTGAATCCTCGCATGACAGTCGGTGCAACGTTGACCGAAGTTGTGCGGTTTCATCGAATTGTTCCAGCAGCCGATGTTAATGCCTACGTGGATGAATTGATTGCGAAGGTCGGGCTGCATGCCGATGATAAATCTAAGTTTCCCCACGAATTTTCAGGTGGACAACGCCAGCGCATCGGCATTGCCAGATCTTTGGCGGTGAAGCCGGAATTTATCGTGGCCGATGAGCCTGTCTCGGCTCTTGATGTGTCGATCCAAGCACAGATTCTCAACTTACTGGTTGATCTGAAGGAAGATTTTGCTTTGACGATGCTGTTCGTTTCTCATGATCTTCGTGTTGTCGAACACTTCTGCGATCGCATGCTCGTAATGTATTTGGGAACGATTGTGGAGGAACTTGAATGTCGGCAAGCGGCCGAGCGAGCCCAGCATCCTTACACCCAGGCGCTGCTCGGCGCCAACCCAATTGTCGATCCGGACCTTCGGCATGAATTGACCGTGTTGGAGGGAGACGTGCCCAGTCCTTATGATCCGCCGATGGGCTGCCCCTTCGTGAGTCGTTGTCCGGTGAAACAGGATCGCTGTGAGCGGGAGATGCCTCCACTCGTCGCTTACGGCCCTCAGCATCGAGTCGCCTGTTGGGCCGTCGAGTCGCCTGTGAGGCCGTCGAGTAATCGGCCTCCCGGTTCAACAGTCGATAAATTGACTCAGTTTTGCCACTTCGATCGGCTGCTGTCCCTGCTAGCGAGAGCGTTGACGGTACGATTTGTGAAAAACGTGTTGCATTCCAGCCTTGCTTGGTGGTACCGTCCCCCACCGTTTCTCTGGAACTAG